One Brassica napus cultivar Da-Ae chromosome C2, Da-Ae, whole genome shotgun sequence DNA window includes the following coding sequences:
- the LOC125581617 gene encoding probable inactive poly [ADP-ribose] polymerase SRO5 → MDYSEQEERSTISESGSSNSYDQQRPSFADEHGLMELLEGDRAYDLIYRNCKSALGDQCELLSILRNGFGNVGSRAKLKAFQVFQEAVEMKHAGEEGGGKARVKYGWCAVKKTELKSVLEYGFSQPRNDGCYGRGLYLSPDNALLECLKDSAAESEDGMRFLLLCRVILGKSEVVPRGSTQSCPSSPEFDSGVDDLASPSKYIVWSTHMNTHVLPEFLVCIKAPFNFNRSVKRLRSPWMAFPVLIKALSKFLPPTQILIIQKHYKDQQSRRISRSELIQRVRHITGDKLLVHIIKAFGHKVQH, encoded by the exons ATGGATTACTCAGAGCAAGAAGAAAGATCAACGATATCTGAATCTGGAAGCTCTAACTCGTACGATCAGCAACGACCGTCTTTCGCCGACGAGCACGGGCTCATGGAGCTGCTTGAAGGCGATAGAGCTTACGATCTTATCTACCGTAACTGTAAATCTGCTCTCGGAGACCAATGCGAGCTTCTCTCGATTCTGAGAAACGGGTTTGGTAACGTTGGATCTCGTGCTAAGCTCAAGGCTTTCCAGGTTTTTCAAGAGGCGGTGGAGATGAAACACGCCGGTGAAGAAGGCGGCGGCAAAGCTAGAGTTAAGTACGGTTGGTGCGCCGTCAAGAAAACAGAGTTGAAGTCGGTTCTTGAATATGGTTTTAGCCAGCCAAGAAACGATGGATGTTATGGCCGTGGATTGTATCTCTCCCCGGATAATGCTCTTCTTGAatg tttgaagGACTCAGCTGCTGAATCAGAAGATGGGATGAGATTCTTGCTGCTTTGTAGAGTTATACTTGGAAAGTCAGAGGTTGTTCCAAGAGGCTCAACTCAGTCATGTCCTAGCTCGCCAGAGTTTGATTCAGGTGTAGATGATTTAGCTTCTCCGAGCAAGTATATTGTGTGGAGTACACACATGAACACACATGTCTTGCCTGAGTTTCTTGTCTGCATCAAAGCTCCATTCAACTTCAACA GAAGTGTAAAGAGATTGAGATCTCCATGGATGGCGTTTCCTGTACTGATCAAAGCATTATCCAAGTTCCTACCTCCTACTCAAATACTCATCATTCAAAAACACTATAAAGATCAGCAA AGCAGGAGAATCTCAAGGAGTGAACTAATACAGCGAGTCAGACACATAACCGGTGACAAGTTGCTTGTTCATATCATCAAAGCTTTTGGACATAAAGTACAACACTAA
- the LOC106369009 gene encoding U-box domain-containing protein 41, whose protein sequence is MGGNNRQRWFSFHQRSASATATTVPQHKHDETPPEFLCPITGFLMSDPVVVPSGQTFERLSVQICRNLGFVPDLLDGTRPDFSAVIPNLAMKSTIFSWCDRKKIDHPRPPDAAYVENVVRARMDKDPDPDPNPGQESLEREILPPVAENSPSDYDAVMELIRARSKKPASPTASSVESVTIRQTPFFPTRAVTMFSSSSTTSSSSGTHAGFDSSSPISDYSSPSSPPMSPDEEEIYNKLRGADIFDHEQGLILLRKMTRSSEELRVSLCTDRILSFLRQLLVSRYNLVQTNAAASLVNLSLEKQNKVKIVRSGFVPLLIDVLKSGTTEAQEHVAGALFSLALEDENKMVIGVLGAVEPLLHALRASESERARQDAALALYHLSLIPSNRTRLVRAGAVATLLTMVRSGESTSRMLLVLCNLAACPDGKGAMLDGNAVAILVGKLREGGEDEAARENCVAVLLTLCQGNLRFRGLASEAGAEEVLKEVEESGNGRVKEKAGKILQAMRGGGGESEYGENAEAREWKRMIEATGLSRTQFQGGQNGGFACSSQF, encoded by the coding sequence ATGGGTGGAAACAACAGGCAGAGATGGTTCTCCTTCCACCAACGCTCCGCTTCCGCCACCGCCACAACCGTGCCGCAACACAAACACGACGAGACTCCCCCGGAGTTCCTCTGCCCCATCACCGGTTTCCTCATGTCTGACCCCGTCGTCGTCCCCTCCGGCCAAACCTTCGAGCGCCTCTCCGTCCAAATCTGCCGCAACTTAGGCTTCGTCCCGGATCTCCTCGACGGGACCCGACCCGACTTCTCCGCCGTCATCCCCAACTTAGCCATGAAATCCACCATCTTCAGCTGGTGCGACCGCAAAAAAATCGACCACCCTCGTCCTCCCGACGCCGCCTACGTGGAAAACGTGGTCCGCGCCCGGATGGATAAAGATCCGGACCCGGATCCAAACCCGGGTCAAGAATCTCTGGAGCGTGAGATTCTCCCTCCTGTTGCTGAGAACTCTCCTTCGGATTACGATGCCGTGATGGAACTGATTCGAGCTCGATCCAAGAAACCAGCTTCTCCGACAGCATCGTCAGTTGAGTCTGTCACGATCCGACAAACCCCGTTTTTTCCGACAAGAGCCGTTACGATGTTCTCTTCCTCCTCAACTACTTCTTCCTCGTCAGGAACTCACGCTGGATTCGATAGTAGCAGTCCTATCTCCGATTACTCTTCGCCGTCGTCGCCGCCGATGTCGCCGGATGAGGAAGAGATCTACAACAAGCTCCGAGGCGCCGACATTTTCGACCACGAGCAAGGTCTGATCCTCCTCAGGAAGATGACGAGGTCCAGCGAGGAGCTCCGCGTCTCGCTATGCACCGACAGGATCCTCTCCTTCCTCCGACAGCTTCTCGTCTCGCGGTACAATCTCGTTCAGACAAACGCCGCGGCTTCTCTGGTCAacctctccttagagaaacagaACAAGGTGAAGATCGTGAGGTCAGGGTTCGTGCCTTTGTTGATCGACGTGTTGAAGTCTGGAACCACGGAGGCGCAGGAGCATGTGGCCGGAGCTTTGTTTAGTTTAGCGCTTGAGGATGAGAATAAAATGGTGATCGGAGTTTTAGGCGCGGTGGAGCCGTTGCTCCACGCGCTTCGTGCGTCCGAGAGCGAAAGAGCGCGTCAAGACGCGGCTCTTGCGCTCTACCACTTGTCTCTGATCCCGAGTAATAGGACTAGGTTGGTTAGAGCAGGTGCGGTGGCGACTCTGCTGACGATGGTTAGGTCTGGTGAGTCCACGAGCCGGATGCTATTGGTGCTTTGTAACCTCGCGGCTTGTCCTGATGGAAAAGGTGCGATGTTGGATGGAAACGCGGTGGCGATTTTGGTGGGGAAGCTTAGGGAAGGAGGGGAAGATGAGGCGGCGCGTGAGAATTGCGTGGCGGTTTTGTTGACGCTTTGTCAGGGGAATCTGAGGTTTAGGGGGTTGGCGAGTGAGGCGGGAGCTGAGGAAGTGTTGAAGGAGGTGGAAGAGAGTGGGAATGGGCGTGTGAAGGAGAAGGCGGGGAAGATACTGCAGGCGatgagaggaggaggaggggagAGTGAGTATGGGGAGAACGCGGAGGCGCGTGAGTGGAAACGTATGATTGAAGCTACTGGTCTGAGTCGGACTCAGTTTCAGGGAGGGCAAAACGGGGGTTTCGCTTGTTCCTCTCAgttctag
- the LOC111203272 gene encoding mavicyanin-like, producing the protein MALIKSNTFFTSLMILLALFGVAVGGTVHNVGDSSGWTMMGVNDKAWVSSRTFQVGESLGFEYNNGFHDVAHNDLKLCEPSKPLARYQTGSNTTSLTKPGY; encoded by the coding sequence ATGGCTTTGATTAAGAGCAACACCTTCTTCACTTCTTTGATGATTCTTCTCGCTCTCTTTGGAGTTGCCGTTGGAGGAACTGTACACAACGTGGGAGACTCGAGTGGATGGACCATGATGGGTGTTAATGACAAAGCATGGGTTTCTTCAAGAACTTTTCAAGTCGGAGAATCTTTGGGTTTTGAATACAATAACGGTTTTCACGACGTCGCTCACAATGATTTGAAGCTGTGTGAACCGTCTAAACCATTAGCTAGATATCAAACCGGATCTAATACTACCAGTCTAACAAAACCGGGatactaa
- the LOC125574919 gene encoding ubiquitin-conjugating enzyme E2 3 — translation MATPARKRLMWDFKRLQKDPPLGISGAPQDNNIMHWNALIFGPDDSPWDGGTFKLTLQFTEDYPNKPPVVRFVSRMFHPNIYADGSICLDILQNQWSPIYDVSAILTSIQSLLCDPNPNSPANSEAARLFSENKREYNRKVMEIVEQSYA, via the exons ATGGCAACTCCAGCTAGGAAGAGACTCATGTGGGACTTCAAGAGGCTGCAGAAAGATCCTCCCTTGGGGATCAGTGGAGCTCCTCAAGACAACAACATCATGCATTGGAACGCTCTCATCTTTGG ACCTGATGACAGTCCATGGGATGGAG GTACCTTCAAGTTGACTCTTCAGTTCACTGAGGACTACCCTAACAAACCACCAGTGGTTCGCTTTGTTTCTCGGATGTTTCATCCAAATA TTTATGCTGATGGAAGCATTTGTTTGGATATATTACAAAACCAATGGAGTCCTATATATGATGTCTCAGCGATCCTCACATCAATTCAG TCTCTGCTTTGTGATCCAAATCCTAACTCGCCGGCAAACTCTGAAGCTGCAAGGTTGTTCAGTGAGAACAAACGAGAGTACAACAGGAAAGTTATGGAGATTGTGGAGCAGAGCTATgcttaa
- the LOC125582528 gene encoding delta-1-pyrroline-5-carboxylate dehydrogenase 12A1, mitochondrial-like, giving the protein MSHKIFDEVISGAHPAEVQSFVQGKWIGSSNYNTLLDPLNGEPFIKVSEVDESGVQPFVESLSQCPKHGLHNPFKSPERYFKSPERYLLYCDISTKAAHMLALPKVSDFFTRLIQRVAPKSYQQAAGEVFVTRKFLDNFCGDQVMQCSKKSV; this is encoded by the exons ATGAGTCATAAG ATCTTTGACGAGGTGATATCTGGTGCTCACCCTGCTGAAGTACAGAGCTTTG TGCAGGGAAAGTGGATAGGATCTTCTAACTACAATACTCTTCTTGATCCTCTCAATGGAGAACCTTTCATTAAAGTCTCTGAAGTGGATGAATCAGGAGTTCAG CCATTTGTTGAGAGCTTGTCACAGTGTCCCAAACATGGTCTCCATAACCCTTTCAAGTCTCCAGAGAGGTATTTCAAGTCTCCAGAGAG GTACCTTTTATATTGTGATATTTCGACCAAGGCAGCTCATATGCTCGCCTTACCAAAG GTATCTGATTTCTTCACGAGGTTGATTCAAAGGGTAGCTCCAAAGAGTTACCAGCAAGCTGCTGGAGAAGTCTTTGTCACACGAAAGTTCTTAGATAACTTTTGTGGCGATCAGGTAATGCAGTGTTCTAAAAAATCGGTTTAG
- the LOC106365327 gene encoding HVA22-like protein b, which produces MFSAIGSLLRLIFKNLDVIAGPIISLVYPLYASVRAIESRTGGDDKQWLTYWALYSLIKLFELTFYRLIEWIPLWQYAKLALTCWLVLPGLSGASYLYENYVRSFLLSPHSANVWYVPVKKDDDDLAAAAGKFTPGEPTEKHASSVDTSAKYVGGSAFDDTYVY; this is translated from the exons ATGTTTTCAGCTATCGGAAGTTTATTGAGGCTCATCTTCAAGAACTTGGACGTCATCGCTGG ACCTATCATTAGCTTGGTTTATCCTCT ATACGCATCAGTGAGGGCAATAGAGTCGAGGACCGGTGGAGACGACAAGCAATGGCTCACTTATTGGGCTCTTTATTCACTTATCAAACTCTTTGAGCTTACTTTCTACAGACTCATCGAATG GATTCCGTTATGGCAATATGCCAAGCTAGCCTTAACCTGTTGGTTGGTGTTACCGGGATTGAGCGGCGCTTCTTACCTCTACGAGAACTATGTGCGTTCATTCCTTTTAAGCCCACATAGTGCTAACGTGTGGTACGTACCAGTTAAGAAGGATGATGATGACTTAGCAGCAGCTGCTGGGAAATTTACTCCGGGTGAGCCTACAGAAAAGCATGCTAGCTCG GTGGATACATCAGCCAAATATGTTGGGGGCTCGGCCTTTGATGATACATATGTATACTAG
- the LOC125581616 gene encoding microtubule-associated protein RP/EB family member 1B — MATNIGIMDSAYFVGRNEILGWINDRLHLNLSRIEEAASGAVQCQMMDMTFPGVVPMHKVNFDAKNEYEMIQNYKVMQEVFTKLKITKPLEVNKLVKGRPLDNLEFLQWLKRFCDSINGGIMNENYNPVERRSRGGKEKSVKGSSKVSKSMQTNNMHQPPPVTTSNKTFGPKQAKSHAVGGGSNSSAEVQALSKELEDLKVSVDLLEKERDFYFSKLRDVEILCQTPELDDLPIVVAVKKILYAADANESALEEAQECLSQSLGLGAEEVEQEAETQT, encoded by the exons ATGGCGACGAACATTGGTATAATGGATAGTGCTTACTTTGTTGGAAGAAACGAGATTCTTGGTTGGATCAATGACCGTCTTCATCTCAATCTCTCTCGCATTGaagag GCTGCATCGGGTGCTGTTCAATGCCAGATGATGGACATGACCTTTCCAGGGGTTGTGCCTATGCACAAG GTTAACTTTGATGCAAAGAACGAGTACGAGATGATACAAAACTACAAAGTCATGCAAGAAGTCTTCACcaaattgaaaattacaaaG CCATTGGAAGTCAACAAGCTTGTCAAAGGGAGACCACTAGACAACTTGGAGTTTCTACAATGGCTAAAACGTTTTTGTGATTCCATAAATGGTGGCATTATGAATGA GAATTATAATCCAGTTGAACGAAGATCAAGAGGTGGTAAAGAGAAAAGTGTAAAGGGGTCTAGTAAGGTCTCAAAGTCCATGCAAACAAACAATATGCATCAGCCTCCTCCAGTCACTACTTCCAACAAAACATTTG GTCCCAAGCAAGCAAAATCACATGCTGTTGGAGGTGGGAGCAACTCATCAGCCGAAGTGCAAGCTCTGTCAAAGGAG CTTGAAGATCTCAAGGTCTCGGTTGATCTCTTGGAAAAGGAAAGAGATTTTTACTTCAGTAAGCTCAGGGATGTAGAGATACTTTGTCAGACTCCTGAGCTCGATGATCTTCCA ATAGTGGTAGCGGTTAAGAAGATATTATATGCAGCAGATGCTAATGAATCTGCATTAGAAGAAGCTCAAGAGTGCCTAAGCCAGTCTCTAGGGCTTGGGGCTGAGGAAGTAGAACAAGAAGCAGAGACCCAGACTTAA